A stretch of DNA from Micromonospora sp. WMMD1155:
GGTCTCGTCCGCCGTGTGCTGGCAGTTGGGCGGGCACTCGACGGTGCCCTCGACCAGGTCCGGGAAGCCGTGCAGCAGGCTGTCGGCGGACACGTGCGCCAACCCGAAGCTGCGGATGCCCGGGGTGTCGATGATCCAGCCCGGGTCGGTGTCCACCCCGGGCACCGGGGGCAGTCGCAGTGCCACCGCGCTGGTGGAGGTGTGCCGACCACGGCCGATCGCACTCACCACGCCCACCGCCCGGGCGGCGTCCGGGACGAGCCGGTTGACGAGCGTCGACTTACCCACCCCGGAGTGCCCGACCAGCACCGACACCCGGCCGCTGAGCAGGGCGCGCAGCGCGCCCAGGTCGGAGTCCGGGCGGTTCAGCACGTACGGCAGCTCCAGCTCGGTGTAGTAGCCGAGCACCTCCTCCGGCCCGGCCAGGTCGGCCTTGGTGAGGCAGAGCAGCGGCTCGACGTCCGCGTCGTACGCGGCCACCAGGCAGCGGTCGATGAACCCGGTACGTGGCGGTGGGTCGGCCAACGCGCTGACGATCACCAGTTGGTCGGCGTTGGCCACCACCACCCGTTCCAACCGGCCCTCGGCGGTGGTCTCGTCGTCGTCGGCGGTGCGGCGCAGCACCGAGCGGCGGTCGGCGATACGGACGATGCGGGCCAGGGCGCCCTCCGCGCCGGACGTGTCTCCGACCAGGCTGACCCGGTCGCCCACGACCACCGACTTGCGGCCCAGCTCACGGGCACGCATCGCGGTCACCGTGGGCAGCTCGGCCCCGACCGTGCCGCGCTCGGCGCCGGACAGCACACAGGTGTAGCGCCCCCGGTCGACGGCGATGACGAAGCCGTCCACGGCGTCGGCGTGCCGGGGTCGAGTGCGCGTACGCGGCCGTGACGACTTTCCGGGCCGAACCCGTACGTCGTCCTCGTCGTACTCCCGCCGTCTGGTCGCCAGGACCTGTCCTCTTCTCGCGTCAGCTCTCAGTGGGCGTCCGGACGCTCACTTTCCGGTCACCATCGCTGACCATAGTGCCGGGAACTCGGGCATCGTCTTGGAGGTACACCCCACGTCGTCCAGCTCGATGCCGGGAACGGCGAGGCCGGTCACCGCGGCGGCGTGCGCCATCCGGTGGTCGTGGTAGGTGCGGAAGGTCCCGCCGCGCAGGGGGCGGGGGCGGATCTCCAACCCGTCCGGTGTCTCGGTGATGTCCGCCCCGAGCCCGCTGAACTCCCGCGCCAGCGCGGCGAGCCGGTCGGTCTCGTGGCCGCGGATGTGGCCGACGCCGGTGAAGACCGACGGCGAGTCGGCCAGCATGGCCAGCGCGGTCAGCACGAGGGTCAGCTCGCCGACGTCGGACAGGTCGGCGGTCAGGCCGTGCACGACACCGGTGCCCCGGACGGTCAGCCCGTCGGTGGAGAGGCTGACCTCGCCGCCCATCCGTTGCAGCAGCGAGCGGAGCTGCTCGACCGGTTGCGCGCTGCTGTGCGGCCAGCCCTGGAGGGTCACCTCACCACCGGTGACCAGGGCGGCGGCGAAGAACGGCACCGCGCCGGAGAGGTCCGGCTCGATGTCCCAGCCGCGCCCGCTGAGCGGGCCGGGCTCGACGGTCCAGACGTCGGGGGTGGTGTCGTCGACGGCCGCGCCGGCGGCACGCAGCATCTGCACGGTCATCCGGAGATGCGGCGCGGAGGGCACCGGTGGCCCGACGTGGCGCACCACGACGCCCCGGTCGAAGCGCGGTGCCGCCAGCAGCAGACCGGAGACGAGTTGACTGGAGGCGGACGCGTCGATGACCACCTCGCCCCCGGTGACCCGGCCGGTGCCGAACACGGTCAGCGGCAGGCTGCCCGTGCCGGGGACGTCGATCCGGACGCCCAGCGAGCGCAGCGCCGCGACCAGCGGGCCGAGGGGCCGGGTGCGGACGTACGGGTCGCCGTCGAAGGTGACCTGCCCGTCGGCCAGCCCGGCCACCGGTGGCACGAAGCGCATCACGGTGCCGGCCAGCCCCACGTCGACGTGCGCGGGACCGGCCAGCGGGTGCGGCCGGACGAGCCACCGCTCGTCGTCGCTGATCGACACGTGCGCGCCCATGCCGCGCAGACCGGCCGCCATCAACTCGGTGTCGCGGGCCCGGAGCGGCCTGGCCAGCGTCGACGGGCCGGCGGCCAGCGCGCTGAGCACCAGGGCGCGCGCGGTCATCGACTTGGAACCGGGCAGGCGCAGCGTCGCCGCCACCGGATCGGAAGCGGTCGGTGCGGTCCACGGCTGCGGCGGCCGGGTCGCGGTCAGGTTCCCCACGGTTACATTCTGCCGTGTCCGCCGGGGGGCGGCGTGAGCCGGCGGTCCGACTCCCGGTTGGCGGGACAGCCGACAGGGCCTCCGACGCGTTAGCGTGTGCACCATGTGCGGCAGGTACGCGACGACCCGGAGCTCCGGCGAGTTGAGCGCGCTGTTCGAGTCGTCCGACGACACCGACGGCCCGCTCCGACCGGACCACAACGTCGCGCCGACCGACAGGGTGCCGCTGGTGCGGATGAGCCCGGAGGGGCACCGCAGTCTCTGCGTCGGCCGCTGGGGTCTGCTGCCGCACTGGTCCCGGTCCGCCGCCGGTGCCGCGCGCATGATCAACGCGCGGGCGGAGACGGTGGCCACCAGTCGGGCGTACGCCGGGTCGTTCTCCCGCCGCCGCTGCCTGGTCCCGGCCGACGGCTGGTACGAGTGGGTGCGTCAGCCCGACGGCGGGCGGCAGGCCTACTACATGACGCCCAGCGACGGTTCCGTGCTCGCCCTCGCCGGCATCTGGTCGCTCTGGGAGTCCGGCGCCGATTCGCGGCTCACCTTCAGCGTGCTGACCACCGCGGCGCTCGGCGACCTGGCCGAGGTGCACGACCGGATGCCGGTGCTGTTGCCACCCGAGGCGTGGTCGTCGTGGCTGGCGCCGACCGACGAGCCGGAGCGGTTGCTGGCGCCGGCGTCGGCCGAGCAGTTGGCGGGGTTGGAGATCCGGCCGGTGGGTGCGGCGGTGGGCGACGTTCGTAACGACGGCCCGCAGTTGACGGCCCGGGTGCCGGTCCCGCCGATGGTGGCACCGCAGGAGCTGACCCTGTTCTGAGGCGAAAGCATATCGTCGCGCACCGATTTGATGGGGTTGAGCGCGATTCGTCTCCCGGCTGTTCAGTCATGTTCCCGGCAGACCCTTGTCCCGGCGTCACGAAGTGCGATAGAACACAGCGCCGGTAGTGGCCGTCGATTCGCACGGGGCGGACGACGTCCATCGATCTTGCCGGTCCCACGGGGGAGGTGGGTGGATGACACGGGCGCGTATGCCCCGCCCGCACGAGGTGGCAGCGGCGCGGCGAGATCCGCGACTGCTGCGGGCAGTGCGGGAACGGCGACAAGACGACGCGTGGCGCACCAGGGGCACCTGTCAGAGCGTCGATCCGGAGACGTTCTTTCCGGCACCGAACGAACCGGCGGACGCTGCGGTGGCGCTGTGCCGCAGTTGTGATGTGCAGGGGTCCTGCCTGGCTTGGGCCCTCGACGTCGGTGACTGCCATGGCGTCTGGGGGGCCACCACGCCCCGCGAGCGGCGGGCGATGCTCGTCGCCTGGCGGGGCGAGGTCGAACCTGACCCGGACGCCGTCGACGACGCCGGTCCGCCGGTGCGTGACCGGCTACTCACCCTGGTCCCGCTGAGCTGACCAGCGGCC
This window harbors:
- a CDS encoding SOS response-associated peptidase, with product MCGRYATTRSSGELSALFESSDDTDGPLRPDHNVAPTDRVPLVRMSPEGHRSLCVGRWGLLPHWSRSAAGAARMINARAETVATSRAYAGSFSRRRCLVPADGWYEWVRQPDGGRQAYYMTPSDGSVLALAGIWSLWESGADSRLTFSVLTTAALGDLAEVHDRMPVLLPPEAWSSWLAPTDEPERLLAPASAEQLAGLEIRPVGAAVGDVRNDGPQLTARVPVPPMVAPQELTLF
- a CDS encoding WhiB family transcriptional regulator — encoded protein: MTRARMPRPHEVAAARRDPRLLRAVRERRQDDAWRTRGTCQSVDPETFFPAPNEPADAAVALCRSCDVQGSCLAWALDVGDCHGVWGATTPRERRAMLVAWRGEVEPDPDAVDDAGPPVRDRLLTLVPLS
- the rsgA gene encoding ribosome small subunit-dependent GTPase A; amino-acid sequence: MDGFVIAVDRGRYTCVLSGAERGTVGAELPTVTAMRARELGRKSVVVGDRVSLVGDTSGAEGALARIVRIADRRSVLRRTADDDETTAEGRLERVVVANADQLVIVSALADPPPRTGFIDRCLVAAYDADVEPLLCLTKADLAGPEEVLGYYTELELPYVLNRPDSDLGALRALLSGRVSVLVGHSGVGKSTLVNRLVPDAARAVGVVSAIGRGRHTSTSAVALRLPPVPGVDTDPGWIIDTPGIRSFGLAHVSADSLLHGFPDLVEGTVECPPNCQHTADETDCALDAWVAAGKADPRRLASYRRLLASRAGEGDARGDSDQRGPGEGDRRGPDE
- the aroA gene encoding 3-phosphoshikimate 1-carboxyvinyltransferase — protein: MGNLTATRPPQPWTAPTASDPVAATLRLPGSKSMTARALVLSALAAGPSTLARPLRARDTELMAAGLRGMGAHVSISDDERWLVRPHPLAGPAHVDVGLAGTVMRFVPPVAGLADGQVTFDGDPYVRTRPLGPLVAALRSLGVRIDVPGTGSLPLTVFGTGRVTGGEVVIDASASSQLVSGLLLAAPRFDRGVVVRHVGPPVPSAPHLRMTVQMLRAAGAAVDDTTPDVWTVEPGPLSGRGWDIEPDLSGAVPFFAAALVTGGEVTLQGWPHSSAQPVEQLRSLLQRMGGEVSLSTDGLTVRGTGVVHGLTADLSDVGELTLVLTALAMLADSPSVFTGVGHIRGHETDRLAALAREFSGLGADITETPDGLEIRPRPLRGGTFRTYHDHRMAHAAAVTGLAVPGIELDDVGCTSKTMPEFPALWSAMVTGK